One part of the Rhodococcus oxybenzonivorans genome encodes these proteins:
- the hutU gene encoding urocanate hydratase codes for MTTTPSTAGPRRVSAPRGPELTTLGWPQEAALRMLMNNLDPEVAEHPDSLVVYGGTGKAARSWDAFEAMVRTLRTLKSDETMLVQSGKPVGVFRTHEWAPRVLLANSNLVGDWANWEEFRRLEALGLMMYGQMTAGSWIYIGTQGILQGTYETFGAVARSRFGGTLAGTITLTAGLGGMGGAQPLAVTMNEGVAICVDCDVTRIDRRIALDYLDAKAADISEALTLAVEARDGRRPLSIGLEGNAAEVLPELLARKAPIDIVTDQTSAHDPLSYLPLGMDFGDMKRMAEKDPVTFTEDARASMARHVAAMVGFLDRGAVVFDYGNSIRDEARKAGYDRAFDFPGFVPAYIRPLFEEGRGPFRWAALSGDPADIAATDSAILDLFPDNEHLRRWITLAGQRVAFQGLPARICWLGYGERHLAGVRFNEMVASGEVSAPIVIGRDHLDSGSVASPYRETEAMADGSDAVADWPLLNALLNTASGATWVSIHQGGGVGMGRSIHAGQVCVADGTDLAAQKLTRVLTNDPGTGIVRHVDAGYEHAADIARKRGVRIPMSEG; via the coding sequence GTGACGACGACGCCTTCGACTGCCGGGCCACGACGGGTGTCGGCGCCCCGCGGGCCGGAACTCACCACGCTCGGCTGGCCGCAGGAGGCCGCGTTGCGGATGCTGATGAACAACCTCGATCCCGAGGTTGCCGAGCACCCCGACTCCCTCGTCGTCTACGGCGGGACCGGAAAGGCCGCGCGCAGCTGGGACGCCTTCGAGGCGATGGTCAGGACGCTGCGGACCCTGAAGTCGGACGAGACGATGCTGGTGCAGTCCGGGAAACCGGTCGGGGTGTTCCGCACGCACGAGTGGGCGCCCCGGGTGCTCCTCGCCAACTCCAACCTGGTGGGTGACTGGGCCAACTGGGAGGAGTTCCGGCGGCTCGAGGCGCTCGGGCTGATGATGTACGGGCAGATGACAGCGGGTTCCTGGATCTACATCGGCACACAGGGCATCCTGCAGGGCACGTACGAGACTTTCGGCGCGGTGGCACGCTCCCGCTTCGGTGGCACGCTCGCGGGAACGATCACCCTGACTGCGGGCCTCGGCGGGATGGGCGGCGCGCAACCGCTCGCGGTCACGATGAACGAGGGCGTGGCGATCTGTGTCGATTGCGACGTCACCCGCATCGATCGCAGGATCGCGCTCGACTACCTCGACGCCAAGGCCGCAGACATCTCGGAGGCGCTGACTCTCGCGGTGGAAGCCCGCGACGGGCGGCGTCCGCTCTCCATCGGTCTCGAGGGCAATGCTGCCGAGGTGCTCCCCGAGTTGCTGGCCAGAAAGGCACCGATCGACATCGTCACCGACCAGACCTCCGCGCACGACCCGCTGTCGTACCTGCCGCTCGGAATGGACTTCGGCGACATGAAGAGGATGGCGGAGAAGGACCCGGTGACGTTCACCGAGGACGCCCGGGCGTCGATGGCCCGCCATGTGGCCGCGATGGTGGGGTTTCTCGATCGGGGCGCCGTGGTGTTCGACTACGGCAACTCGATCCGGGACGAGGCGCGCAAGGCCGGTTACGACCGCGCATTCGACTTCCCCGGATTCGTTCCCGCGTATATCCGGCCGCTGTTCGAGGAGGGCCGGGGACCGTTCCGCTGGGCCGCGTTGTCCGGTGATCCCGCAGATATCGCCGCCACCGACTCCGCGATCCTCGATCTCTTCCCCGACAACGAGCACCTGCGCCGGTGGATCACACTGGCCGGGCAGCGAGTGGCCTTCCAGGGCCTGCCTGCCCGCATCTGCTGGCTCGGGTACGGCGAGCGGCACCTCGCGGGTGTGCGGTTCAACGAGATGGTGGCCTCCGGTGAGGTGTCGGCGCCCATCGTGATCGGCCGCGACCACCTCGATTCGGGGTCGGTCGCCTCGCCGTACCGCGAAACCGAAGCGATGGCGGACGGCTCCGACGCCGTCGCCGACTGGCCTCTGCTCAACGCACTGCTCAACACCGCGTCCGGTGCAACGTGGGTGTCGATCCACCAGGGCGGCGGCGTCGGGATGGGGCGGTCCATCCACGCCGGACAGGTGTGTGTGGCGGATGGCACCGACCTGGCGGCGCAGAAACTGACGCGGGTGCTCACCAACGACCCCGGAACGGGAATCGTCCGGCACGTCGACGCCGGGTACGAACACGCCGCCGACATCGCCAGAAAGCGCGGTGTGCGCATACCGATGTCCGAAGGGTGA
- a CDS encoding glycosyltransferase family 87 protein: MLRSDSKFRTYGFHAVAVLAAVFSLALVAYREYEAATGYLMDLSVFRDAGYAFLNGLPLYSADFPSSSGFRFIYAPFAAILFAPMAELDPAVLQVLWCALNIALVWWMLRVVFGKLDMRRPDLLALMSLGPVLLLEPMRSNFGFGQVNIILMALVVADCTGVIPRRFRGIAIGLAAAVKITPAAFLLVLLVRRDYRSIARAFAAILATIGLGFWLLPQSSVWFWTTEFFATGRAGPPDFFRNQALTGLIARLGVEGRLASVLWMACVVVVVAAVAWSAHRFTRSGEHVIALSIVALGSLLAAPFAVTHHWAYSILLVPILVAPRYRSWRPVVGAATLVFLIGPNYVLQSSSSGWVESTVREVVGSSQCLAGVVLLCAAVVAARSRTAVSTVTPVKPASQDVLEPARP; this comes from the coding sequence TTGTTACGAAGTGACTCGAAGTTCAGGACATATGGCTTTCACGCCGTCGCGGTCCTTGCGGCCGTCTTCTCGCTCGCGTTGGTGGCCTACCGCGAGTACGAGGCGGCGACGGGCTACCTCATGGATCTCTCCGTGTTCCGGGACGCCGGCTACGCATTCCTCAACGGCCTTCCGCTCTACTCTGCTGATTTCCCGAGCAGCTCCGGATTCCGATTCATCTACGCGCCCTTCGCCGCCATCCTCTTCGCGCCGATGGCAGAACTCGACCCGGCGGTTCTGCAGGTGCTGTGGTGCGCCCTGAACATCGCGCTCGTGTGGTGGATGCTGAGGGTGGTGTTCGGCAAGCTCGACATGCGGCGTCCGGACCTTCTCGCACTGATGTCGCTGGGTCCGGTCCTGCTGCTCGAGCCGATGCGCTCGAACTTCGGCTTCGGGCAGGTCAACATCATCCTGATGGCTTTGGTGGTCGCCGACTGCACCGGCGTGATCCCACGCCGATTCCGTGGCATCGCGATAGGTCTGGCGGCGGCTGTCAAGATCACCCCTGCGGCGTTTCTCTTGGTGCTCCTGGTCCGCCGGGATTACCGCTCCATCGCGCGTGCCTTCGCTGCAATCCTCGCGACCATCGGCCTCGGCTTCTGGCTCCTGCCCCAGTCGTCGGTGTGGTTCTGGACCACCGAGTTCTTCGCTACCGGCCGCGCCGGCCCGCCGGACTTCTTCCGCAACCAGGCCCTCACCGGTCTGATCGCCCGGCTGGGAGTCGAGGGCCGGCTCGCCAGTGTCCTGTGGATGGCATGCGTCGTCGTGGTGGTCGCAGCTGTCGCGTGGTCGGCTCACCGGTTCACCCGGTCGGGGGAACATGTGATCGCGTTGTCCATCGTCGCGTTGGGGTCTCTGCTCGCGGCGCCGTTCGCCGTCACGCATCACTGGGCGTACAGCATCCTTCTCGTCCCGATCCTCGTCGCGCCTCGCTACCGCAGCTGGCGGCCGGTGGTCGGCGCGGCAACCCTCGTCTTCTTGATCGGCCCGAATTACGTACTGCAGTCCTCGTCGTCGGGCTGGGTGGAGTCGACCGTGCGTGAGGTGGTCGGAAGCTCGCAATGCCTCGCCGGGGTGGTCCTCCTCTGCGCCGCAGTCGTGGCGGCCCGGTCGCGTACCGCGGTCAGCACGGTCACTCCGGTCAAGCCCGCGTCCCAGGACGTGTTGGAACCCGCTCGGCCCTGA
- a CDS encoding DUF2277 family protein: MCRNITELRGLEPAATAEEIEAAARQYVRKVSGIQKVSDANREPFEEAVAIVTAATTTLLAALPPRKQPPPTVPPLRRPEVRARIEAKAASAG; the protein is encoded by the coding sequence ATGTGCCGAAACATCACCGAACTGCGCGGACTCGAGCCGGCAGCCACCGCGGAGGAGATCGAAGCGGCGGCGCGTCAATACGTACGTAAGGTCAGCGGGATTCAGAAAGTGTCGGACGCCAACCGCGAGCCCTTCGAAGAGGCCGTGGCGATAGTCACCGCGGCCACCACCACACTGCTGGCTGCGCTGCCACCTCGGAAGCAACCGCCCCCCACCGTGCCGCCGCTGCGACGGCCGGAGGTCCGGGCGCGGATAGAGGCGAAGGCTGCGTCGGCCGGCTGA
- the ipdC gene encoding (3aS,4S,5R,7aS)-5-hydroxy-7a-methyl-1-oxo-octahydro-1H-indene-4-carboxyl-CoA dehydrogenase: MSALRTALTELVGVEHPVVQTGMGWVAGPRLVAGTANAGGLGILASATMTYEELEAAIAKTKTLTDKPFGVNIRADATDAPQRIDLLIREKVRVASFALAPKQELIAKLKAAGVVVIPSIGAAKHAKKVASWGADAVIVQGGEGGGHTGPVATTLLLPSVLDAVDIPVVAAGGFYDGRGLAAALAYGAAGVAMGTRFLLTQESTVPDSVKQEYLAKGLQDTTVSRKVDGMPHRVLNTELVNSLEHSGNVRGLVAAARNASKFKAMTGMKWSTLVKDGLAMKKSSDRTWQQIIMAANTPMLLKAGLVDGNTAAGVLASGQVVGLLGDLPTCKDLIDGIVADAVKRIDALGALRY; this comes from the coding sequence ATGAGCGCGCTCCGAACGGCGTTGACGGAACTCGTCGGTGTCGAACATCCGGTGGTCCAGACCGGGATGGGATGGGTGGCCGGACCGCGCCTCGTTGCCGGTACCGCGAACGCGGGCGGACTCGGAATTCTGGCGTCGGCGACCATGACGTATGAAGAACTCGAGGCGGCCATCGCCAAGACCAAGACGTTGACGGACAAGCCTTTCGGGGTCAATATCCGTGCCGATGCCACCGACGCCCCGCAACGCATCGACCTGTTGATCCGGGAGAAGGTGCGCGTCGCGTCGTTCGCGCTCGCCCCCAAGCAGGAACTGATCGCGAAGCTCAAAGCGGCCGGCGTGGTGGTCATACCGTCGATCGGCGCGGCCAAGCACGCGAAGAAGGTGGCGTCCTGGGGCGCCGACGCCGTAATCGTGCAGGGCGGTGAAGGCGGCGGCCACACCGGACCGGTCGCCACCACCCTGCTGTTGCCCTCGGTGCTCGACGCCGTCGACATCCCTGTCGTCGCCGCGGGCGGCTTCTACGACGGCCGCGGGCTGGCTGCGGCACTGGCCTATGGCGCCGCCGGTGTCGCGATGGGCACCCGCTTCCTCCTCACCCAGGAATCGACCGTGCCCGACTCCGTGAAGCAGGAGTACCTGGCGAAGGGATTGCAGGACACCACCGTGTCGCGGAAGGTCGACGGCATGCCGCACCGGGTCCTCAACACCGAACTGGTCAACAGCCTCGAGCACTCCGGGAATGTGCGCGGACTCGTTGCCGCCGCGCGCAACGCGTCCAAATTCAAGGCGATGACCGGCATGAAATGGTCAACGCTCGTCAAGGACGGCCTCGCCATGAAGAAGTCCAGCGACCGCACCTGGCAGCAGATCATCATGGCCGCCAACACGCCGATGCTGCTCAAGGCCGGGCTCGTCGACGGCAACACCGCCGCCGGTGTCCTGGCGTCGGGTCAGGTAGTGGGGCTACTGGGCGATCTGCCCACCTGCAAGGACCTCATCGACGGCATCGTCGCGGACGCCGTCAAACGCATCGACGCCCTGGGCGCACTGCGCTACTGA
- the ipdB gene encoding cholesterol ring-cleaving hydrolase subunit IpdB, with amino-acid sequence MSETITEVTRAEYCAVACAEIFAGAGEIMASPMATLPLIGARLARLTTEPDLLITDGEALIFADTPAIGAKAPIEGWMPFRKVFDVVASGRRHVVMGANQIDRHGNQNLSAFGPLQHPTRQMFGVRGAPGNTINHPTSYWVGKHSSRVFCDKVDIVSGVGYDQVDPENPAFRFLHLHRVVSNLGVFDFGGPGHTFRALSLHPGVTADQVAENTSFEVAGLDEAGATREPTEEELHLIREVLDPRSLRDREVSA; translated from the coding sequence ATGAGCGAGACGATCACCGAGGTGACTCGCGCAGAATACTGCGCCGTCGCCTGCGCCGAAATTTTCGCCGGTGCAGGAGAGATCATGGCAAGCCCCATGGCGACGCTGCCACTGATCGGGGCCCGGCTCGCCCGGCTCACCACCGAACCCGACCTGCTCATCACCGACGGTGAAGCCCTGATCTTCGCCGACACCCCGGCTATCGGCGCCAAGGCTCCGATCGAGGGGTGGATGCCGTTCCGGAAGGTGTTCGACGTCGTCGCATCCGGACGACGCCACGTCGTCATGGGCGCCAACCAGATCGACCGGCACGGCAATCAGAACCTGTCGGCGTTCGGTCCGCTACAACACCCCACGCGCCAGATGTTCGGTGTCCGCGGCGCACCCGGCAACACCATCAACCACCCCACGAGCTACTGGGTGGGTAAGCATTCGTCCCGGGTGTTCTGCGACAAGGTCGACATCGTGTCCGGAGTCGGCTACGACCAGGTCGATCCCGAGAACCCGGCGTTCCGCTTCCTGCACCTGCACCGCGTGGTGAGCAATCTCGGCGTGTTCGATTTCGGCGGACCCGGCCACACGTTCCGCGCGCTGAGCCTCCACCCGGGCGTCACCGCCGACCAGGTCGCGGAGAACACGTCGTTCGAGGTGGCCGGGTTGGACGAGGCCGGAGCGACGCGCGAACCGACCGAAGAAGAACTGCACCTGATCCGCGAGGTCCTCGATCCTCGCAGCCTGCGCGACCGGGAGGTGTCGGCATGA
- the ipdA gene encoding cholesterol ring-cleaving hydrolase subunit IpdA: MATKRDKRMSLDDVVGELRSGMTIGIGGWGSRRKPMALVRALLRSDITDLTVVTYGGPDLGLLCSAGKVKKAYYGFVSLDSAPFYDPWFAKARTGGEIEVREMDEGMVKCGLEAAAARLPFLPIRAGLGSDVRAFWGDELRTVTSPYPDASGKSETLIAMPALNLDAALVHLNLGDKHGNAAYTGVDPYFDDLYCAAAEKRFVSVERVVETEELVKTVPLQNLILNRMMVDGVVEAPNGAHFTLAGDSYGRDEKFQRHYAESAKDPESWQKFVDTYLSGSEDDYQAAVKKFGEHA; encoded by the coding sequence ATGGCCACCAAGCGTGACAAGCGAATGTCGCTGGACGACGTCGTCGGCGAACTACGCAGCGGAATGACCATCGGCATCGGTGGCTGGGGTTCCCGGCGCAAGCCGATGGCCTTGGTGCGCGCGTTGCTTCGGTCGGATATCACCGACCTCACCGTCGTCACCTACGGCGGCCCCGACCTCGGCCTGCTGTGCTCGGCGGGCAAGGTGAAGAAGGCGTACTACGGATTCGTCTCACTCGACTCGGCACCGTTCTACGACCCCTGGTTCGCGAAGGCGCGCACGGGCGGCGAGATCGAGGTCCGGGAAATGGACGAGGGCATGGTCAAGTGTGGCCTCGAAGCCGCGGCAGCGCGGTTGCCGTTTCTGCCGATCCGCGCGGGTCTCGGTTCCGACGTTCGCGCCTTCTGGGGCGACGAACTACGCACCGTCACCTCCCCCTACCCCGACGCATCGGGCAAATCCGAGACACTCATCGCGATGCCCGCACTGAATCTCGATGCGGCGCTGGTACATCTGAATCTCGGAGACAAACACGGCAACGCCGCGTACACCGGCGTCGACCCCTACTTCGACGACCTGTACTGCGCCGCGGCGGAGAAGCGGTTCGTCTCCGTCGAGCGAGTGGTGGAAACCGAGGAGCTGGTGAAAACTGTTCCGCTGCAGAACCTCATCCTCAACCGCATGATGGTCGACGGCGTCGTCGAGGCACCCAACGGTGCGCACTTCACGCTCGCCGGCGACAGCTACGGGCGCGACGAGAAGTTCCAGCGGCACTACGCCGAATCGGCGAAGGACCCGGAGTCGTGGCAGAAGTTCGTCGACACCTACCTCTCGGGCAGCGAGGACGACTACCAGGCCGCCGTGAAGAAGTTTGGAGAACACGCATGA
- the echA20 gene encoding (7aS)-7a-methyl-1,5-dioxo-2,3,5,6,7,7a-hexahydro-1H-indene-carboxyl-CoA hydrolase: MGIRTDDEPGGVTTVTVDYPPVNAIPSRGWFELADAVLAAGRNPNTHVVILRAEGRGFNAGVDIKEMQATDGYDALVDANRGCAAAFAAVYDCAVPVVVAVNGFCVGGGVGLVGNADVIVASDDAVFGLPEVDRGALGAATHLARLVPQHMMRTLYYTAQNVTAQQLQHFGSVYEVVPREKLDAAARDIAGKIAAKDTRVIRCAKEAINGIDPVDVKTSYRLEQGYTFELNLVGVSDEHRDEFVETGKPRSNSNNREG, translated from the coding sequence ATGGGAATCCGGACTGACGACGAGCCCGGGGGCGTCACGACAGTGACGGTCGACTACCCGCCCGTGAACGCAATACCGTCACGGGGCTGGTTCGAACTGGCCGACGCGGTACTGGCTGCGGGCCGCAACCCGAACACACACGTGGTGATCCTGCGAGCAGAGGGCCGCGGATTCAACGCCGGCGTCGACATCAAGGAGATGCAGGCCACCGACGGCTACGACGCCCTCGTCGACGCCAATCGAGGGTGCGCTGCCGCGTTCGCCGCCGTCTACGACTGCGCCGTTCCCGTCGTTGTCGCCGTCAACGGGTTCTGCGTCGGTGGGGGCGTCGGCCTGGTCGGCAACGCCGACGTGATCGTCGCCTCGGACGACGCCGTCTTCGGACTGCCGGAGGTCGACCGCGGTGCACTCGGCGCCGCCACACACCTGGCTCGTCTCGTCCCACAACACATGATGCGCACCCTGTACTACACGGCGCAGAACGTGACAGCACAACAACTGCAGCACTTCGGCTCGGTTTACGAGGTGGTACCGCGCGAGAAACTCGACGCCGCCGCCCGCGACATCGCCGGCAAGATCGCCGCCAAGGACACCCGCGTGATCCGGTGCGCCAAGGAGGCGATCAACGGGATCGACCCCGTCGACGTGAAGACCAGTTACCGACTCGAACAGGGCTACACCTTCGAACTCAACCTGGTGGGGGTCTCCGACGAACATCGAGACGAGTTCGTCGAGACCGGTAAGCCCCGCTCCAACTCGAACAACAGGGAAGGCTGA
- a CDS encoding SDR family oxidoreductase yields METRFTMNGTVVLVTGGVRGVGAGISRTFLRTGAAVVTCARRPADGPVEADGRVAEFIACDIRDPEQVQGMVDRIVERHGRLDVLVNNAGGAPYALAAEASPKYHSKIVELNLLAPLLVSQVANAVMQNQDSGGAIVNISSVSGSRPSPGTAAYGAAKAGVDHLGRSLAVEWAPKVRVNSIVVGMVRTEQAHLHYGGESGLAAVAETIPLGRMACPEDVGNCAVFLASPLAAYVSGSTLTVHGGGERPAFLSAADPDPAGAAANINEERK; encoded by the coding sequence ATGGAAACGCGTTTCACTATGAACGGAACGGTGGTGCTCGTGACCGGCGGCGTTCGCGGAGTAGGTGCAGGCATCAGCCGCACCTTCCTGCGCACAGGCGCCGCGGTCGTGACCTGTGCGCGGAGGCCGGCGGACGGCCCGGTCGAAGCGGACGGTCGCGTCGCGGAGTTCATCGCCTGCGACATCCGCGACCCGGAGCAGGTACAGGGCATGGTCGACCGAATCGTCGAACGGCACGGCCGCCTCGACGTTCTGGTCAACAATGCGGGAGGTGCGCCCTACGCACTCGCCGCGGAGGCCAGCCCGAAGTACCACTCCAAGATCGTCGAACTGAACCTGCTCGCGCCCTTGCTGGTGTCGCAGGTGGCCAACGCGGTGATGCAGAACCAGGATTCGGGCGGCGCGATCGTCAACATCTCGAGCGTCAGCGGTTCACGGCCCTCACCCGGTACGGCTGCCTATGGGGCGGCCAAGGCCGGTGTCGATCACCTCGGCCGCAGTCTGGCGGTGGAGTGGGCGCCGAAGGTGCGGGTCAATTCGATCGTCGTCGGGATGGTCCGCACCGAGCAGGCCCATCTGCACTACGGCGGTGAGTCGGGGCTCGCGGCCGTCGCGGAGACGATCCCGCTGGGCCGCATGGCCTGCCCCGAGGATGTCGGCAACTGTGCGGTGTTCCTGGCTTCACCACTGGCCGCCTACGTCAGCGGATCGACCTTGACCGTGCACGGCGGCGGCGAGCGCCCGGCCTTCCTGTCAGCAGCAGACCCCGATCCCGCCGGAGCGGCGGCGAATATCAACGAGGAGAGAAAATGA
- a CDS encoding SDR family oxidoreductase, which yields MSGLVDDRVVIVTGAGRGIGRAHALAFAAEGAKVVVNDIGAGLDGSATGESPAEQVVAEIVAAGGEAVVNGDDVADWAGAQNLIKAALDHFGRLDVLVNNAGFLRDRMLVGMSEQEWDAVVRVHLKGHFATLRHAAAYWRGEAKAGRSVDARIINTSSGAGLQGSIGQGNYAAAKAGIAELTIQAAAELKNYGVTVNAIAPAARTRMTIGAGGAMAEAMAAPEDGFDAMAPENVSPLVVWLGSIESKDVTGRVFEVEGGKITVAEGWRHGPTQDKGARWEPKEIGPVVAGLLAKAETPVPVYGA from the coding sequence ATGAGTGGACTGGTCGACGATCGCGTCGTCATCGTGACGGGCGCCGGCCGCGGTATCGGACGCGCACACGCGCTGGCCTTCGCCGCGGAAGGTGCCAAGGTAGTGGTCAACGACATCGGCGCCGGACTCGACGGCTCTGCGACGGGAGAGAGTCCCGCCGAGCAGGTCGTCGCAGAGATTGTGGCCGCCGGCGGCGAGGCCGTCGTCAACGGTGACGATGTCGCGGACTGGGCCGGGGCGCAGAATCTGATCAAGGCTGCACTGGACCACTTCGGCCGCCTCGACGTGCTGGTGAACAATGCCGGCTTCCTGCGCGACCGCATGCTCGTCGGCATGAGCGAGCAGGAATGGGACGCCGTAGTGCGGGTGCACCTCAAAGGTCATTTCGCCACCCTGCGGCACGCGGCCGCGTATTGGCGCGGTGAGGCGAAAGCAGGGCGTTCCGTGGACGCCAGGATCATCAACACCAGTTCCGGTGCCGGACTGCAGGGTTCGATCGGGCAGGGCAACTACGCGGCGGCGAAGGCGGGTATCGCGGAGCTGACCATTCAGGCGGCGGCGGAACTGAAGAACTACGGCGTCACCGTCAATGCCATCGCCCCGGCCGCCCGGACTCGGATGACCATCGGCGCCGGCGGGGCCATGGCCGAGGCGATGGCGGCGCCCGAGGACGGGTTCGATGCGATGGCCCCGGAGAATGTCTCCCCTCTGGTGGTGTGGCTGGGCAGTATCGAGTCCAAGGACGTCACCGGGCGTGTGTTCGAGGTCGAGGGCGGCAAGATCACCGTCGCCGAGGGATGGCGTCACGGTCCCACCCAGGACAAGGGCGCGCGGTGGGAGCCGAAGGAAATCGGCCCCGTCGTCGCCGGCTTGCTCGCCAAGGCCGAAACTCCGGTCCCGGTCTACGGCGCCTGA
- a CDS encoding LLM class F420-dependent oxidoreductase — translation MPPGLGDFVKFGITLFTSDRGIGPASAARGGEANGFDSFYVPEHTHIPVKRDAAHPQTGDASLPDDRYMRTLDPWVALASAAAVTQRIELGTSVALPVEHDPITLAKTIASLDHLSGGRVVLGVGYGWNLDELSDHHVPPGRRRTMLREYLEAMRALWTQEEASYDGEFVTFGPSWAWPKPTRVPPVVVGAAGNEKNFKWIVRSADGWMTTPIEQDIDDRVRSLQRMWREAGRTGEPRIVVLDGKPDVEKLHRWRDLGVSEVVYGVPDRSEEEVLAYLGRLAGKIEGLRESAALR, via the coding sequence ATGCCTCCCGGCTTAGGAGATTTCGTGAAGTTCGGCATTACGTTGTTCACCAGTGACCGCGGAATCGGACCGGCCTCCGCCGCGCGGGGGGGCGAGGCCAATGGTTTCGACTCTTTCTACGTGCCCGAGCACACTCACATTCCGGTCAAACGTGATGCGGCACATCCGCAGACGGGCGACGCCTCGCTTCCGGACGATCGCTACATGCGCACGCTGGATCCCTGGGTCGCGCTCGCGTCGGCGGCCGCGGTGACCCAGCGTATCGAGCTCGGGACTTCGGTGGCTCTACCCGTCGAGCACGACCCCATCACTCTTGCCAAGACGATCGCCTCGCTCGACCATCTGAGCGGCGGCCGCGTCGTCCTCGGTGTCGGATACGGCTGGAATCTGGATGAACTCTCCGATCATCATGTTCCGCCGGGCCGCCGTCGCACGATGCTGCGCGAGTACCTCGAGGCCATGCGGGCCCTGTGGACGCAGGAGGAAGCGTCCTACGACGGCGAGTTCGTCACCTTCGGGCCGAGCTGGGCGTGGCCCAAGCCGACGCGTGTGCCTCCGGTCGTCGTCGGTGCGGCCGGCAACGAGAAGAACTTCAAGTGGATCGTGCGTTCGGCCGACGGCTGGATGACCACACCGATCGAGCAGGACATCGACGACCGTGTCCGGTCTCTTCAACGAATGTGGCGTGAGGCGGGCCGGACGGGCGAACCGCGGATCGTGGTGCTCGACGGGAAGCCGGATGTCGAGAAGCTGCACCGGTGGCGAGACCTCGGCGTCAGTGAGGTCGTCTACGGAGTTCCGGACCGAAGCGAGGAGGAGGTGCTCGCGTACCTCGGGCGACTTGCCGGAAAGATCGAAGGTTTGCGCGAGTCGGCGGCGCTGCGCTGA
- a CDS encoding glycosyltransferase family 4 protein — protein MRIALLSYRSKPHCGGQGVYVRHLSRELVELGHQVEVFSGQPYPDVDPRVTLTKVPSLDLYREPDPFRTPHLREFRDSIDVLEVATMWTAGFPEPLTFSLRAARLLRERADEFDVVHDNQCLGYGLLQLQKAGLPVVATIHHPITRDRALDLAAAKWWRKVTVRRWYGFLSMQKRVARRIPALVTVSQSSADDISAEFDVPAAHLRTIPLGVDTEVFQPRADARVAGRIVCVASADMPLKGVSTLLEAVAKVHTERSVEVVLVAKLAAGGVTEKLIDELAIGDVVRTVSGIDDSELASLLASADVACVPSLYEGFSLPAVEAMACGTPLVASRAGAIPEVVGTQEEAGVLVTPGDPQELADVLGALLDDPERRVRLGDGGRCRALERYSWSAVAAKTAETYADAIQQTRGGERLC, from the coding sequence GTGCGCATCGCACTCCTGTCGTATCGAAGTAAGCCCCACTGCGGTGGGCAAGGTGTGTACGTCCGTCATCTCAGCCGTGAACTGGTCGAACTCGGACACCAGGTAGAGGTGTTCTCGGGTCAGCCGTACCCGGATGTCGACCCCCGGGTCACCCTCACCAAGGTCCCGAGTCTCGACCTCTACCGCGAGCCCGATCCGTTCAGAACGCCGCACCTGCGGGAGTTCCGCGACAGCATCGATGTGCTGGAAGTGGCCACCATGTGGACGGCCGGCTTTCCCGAGCCGCTCACATTCAGCTTGCGTGCGGCGCGACTGCTGCGTGAGCGCGCCGACGAGTTCGACGTCGTGCACGACAATCAGTGCCTCGGCTACGGGCTGCTCCAGCTCCAGAAGGCCGGCCTGCCCGTCGTCGCGACCATTCACCATCCGATCACCCGCGACCGCGCGCTCGACCTCGCGGCCGCCAAGTGGTGGCGCAAGGTCACAGTCCGGCGCTGGTACGGCTTCCTGAGCATGCAGAAGCGGGTGGCCCGCAGGATCCCCGCGCTGGTGACGGTGTCGCAGTCTTCGGCCGACGACATCAGCGCGGAGTTCGATGTGCCCGCTGCTCATTTGCGGACCATTCCGCTCGGCGTGGACACCGAGGTGTTCCAGCCGCGCGCCGATGCACGGGTCGCGGGGCGGATCGTGTGTGTCGCGAGCGCCGACATGCCGCTCAAGGGTGTGTCGACCTTGCTCGAAGCTGTTGCGAAGGTGCACACCGAACGCTCCGTCGAGGTGGTTCTCGTCGCCAAACTGGCGGCGGGCGGGGTCACCGAGAAGCTGATCGACGAACTCGCCATCGGTGACGTGGTGCGCACGGTCTCGGGCATCGACGACTCCGAATTGGCGTCGCTGCTGGCCTCGGCAGACGTCGCCTGTGTCCCGTCCCTGTACGAGGGTTTTTCACTGCCCGCCGTCGAAGCGATGGCCTGCGGAACTCCGCTCGTCGCGAGTCGCGCCGGTGCCATCCCCGAGGTCGTGGGAACTCAGGAAGAAGCCGGTGTCCTGGTGACGCCCGGTGATCCGCAGGAACTGGCGGACGTGCTGGGCGCGCTGCTCGACGACCCGGAGCGGCGCGTCAGGCTGGGCGACGGCGGCCGTTGCCGAGCGCTCGAGCGCTACAGCTGGTCTGCGGTGGCGGCGAAGACCGCGGAGACTTATGCCGATGCCATCCAGCAGACCCGTGGAGGAGAACGACTGTGCTGA